Proteins from one Hyperolius riggenbachi isolate aHypRig1 chromosome 2, aHypRig1.pri, whole genome shotgun sequence genomic window:
- the NDUFB4 gene encoding NADH dehydrogenase [ubiquinone] 1 beta subcomplex subunit 4: protein MEYKESPLVSRPAELDPARYYEATPERRRLQEERAAIRARLKLEYQMQLNNPRRKTLVADPAVDRWMFARIHNIYPNFRPTGKVSLLGLGWTFGPLLLMYAIVNWDRTNNEKLRKEGKYERPFYLGF from the exons ATGGAGTACAAGGAAAGTCCTCTGGTCAGTCGGCCGGCGGAGTTGGACCCGGCCCGGTATTATGAGGCGAccccggagcggcggcggctgCAGGAGGAGAGGGCGGCTATCCGGGCCCGCCTGAAGCTGGAGTACCAGATGCAGCTCAACAACCCCCGGAGGAAAACCCTGGTG GCGGATCCAGCTGTAGATCGATGGATGTTCGCTCGCATCCACAACATTTACCCCAACTTCAGACCGACGGGTAAAGTGTCTCTGCTGGGCCTGGGGTGGACGTTTGGGCCTCTGCTCCTCATGTACGCAATCGTCAACTGGGACCGG ACAAACAACGAGAAGCTGAGGAAGGAGGGGAAGTACGAGCGGCCGTTTTACCTGGGATTCTGA